GCAAAAGCCAGAATGGAGATAGAAGAAAAACATCTTAATGCATTAAGGGCAGTGCAGGGAGGCGCATTGTTTACTCTTGCAGACCTTGCTTTTGCAGCAGCCTCGAATGCATACGGAATTGCTGCAGTCGGGATAAACTCAAATATATCTTTTGTAAAAGCCGCAACAAAAGGGACTCTCATAGCCGAAGCAAAAGAAACTTCAATAAATCCTAAAATTGCCACATATACCGTAAACATTACTGATGAAGAAGGAGATCTTGTAGCAATATTTATGGGTATGGTTTACAGGAAAAAATTTACGCTTGATTTTTCTGAAGCTTAAGCTTCAGAAATAAAAATTGCGCCTGAAATTGTGACTTAAGCTAAGCTCAAAAGAAAAACAGCGGCAAAATAAGTAAGATGCTGCTTAAAGTAAAAACAAAATAAAAACACCCTAAAAATATCCGTTTTTTGTAATTTAAAAAAGCTCATGCGACTGCCGGGATTCGAACCCGGGTTCTAAGCTTGGGAAGCTCAGGTCATAGCCACTAAACCACAGTCGCATACAGTCTAAGGAACTGCTATGTACTCTTCTCATGCATCTTTTAGATATTAAAGTTTTCGGTGACAGTGATAAAAACACCCGGGAGAGCCGGCTTGCCCTCTGCAGGAATGAAATCTCTTTTTTGGAAATTTGAGGGTGCAAAGCGATAAAGACCGGGGCAGGGAATAGTTATTGTAGAAATTTCAACCAGCTTTTTCGGAGAGGGGCAATGGTGAGGTTTAAAGAGCTTGCAGAGCTTTTTGAGGAGCTTGAGAAGACCACGTCCCACAGGGAAATCGTAAGAAGGATTTCTGAATTTTTTAAGAATCTCAAAGGAGATGAGGTGAAGGACAGTGCGTATCTTTTTCTTGGAAGCACCGGGCCTGCCTTTGAAAACACAACCCTGGGGATCAAGGACATGCTTGCCATAAGGGCCATTGCAGGAGCTTACGGAGTTACCAGAGAAGATGTCAGTAAAAGGTATGCAAGAACAGGAGACCTTGGAGATGTGGCTTTTGAACTCAGCAAAAAAAGAGAATCTTCCCTGACCATTGAGGATGTTTTTCAAAGGCTTCTGCAGATAAGAGAAACCTCAGGAAAAGGCAGTCAGGAAGAAAAAACAGCCCTTTTTTCGGACATCTTACAAAAAGCCACACCTGAAGAAGGTAAATATATAGTGCGACTTGTGCTCGGAAGGCTAAGATTGGGGTTCGGAGACCAGTTCTTGCTCGAAGCTTTCTCAATCGCATTTACAGGGGACAAAAAACATGCCGCAAAAATAAAAGAAAGCTACAGCGTCTGTACGGATATCGGGGAGCTAGCAAAAATCCTTGCAGAAAACGGAGCAAGGGCTACAGGGTTTATCTCCATAAAACCGGGTAGGCCGGTAAAATCCATGCTCTCCCAGCGAGTCGAAAGTTTTGAAGAGCTTGAAAAAAGGGTTAAGGGAAAAAAAGCTGCTGAAGAGAAATATGATGGAGAGAGGGTGCAGGTACATAAAACCGGTGAGGGGATTAAAGCTTTTTCCCGCAGGCTTGAGGACATAACTTCCCAGTACCCTGAAATTATCGAAGATGTCAGAAAAACCGTCCCTGCAAATGAAATAGTGCTTGATGGAGAAATAGTTGCATACGCAGAACTGGAAAGAAACGGTAACCGGATAGAAGAATTTTACCCGTTTCAGAACCTCATGCAGAGGCGAAGAAAGTACGAGATTGAAAATTACAGGAAGAAATGCCCGGTAGCAGTATTCTTTTTTGATATCCTTTACCTTAACGGAGAGCCCCTTCTAAAGAGGCCCTATCCTGAAAGAAGGGCTTTGCTTGAGATGAACGTTGTTGAGTCAGGAATAATTCGTCTGTCAAAAAGAATCGTTACGGAAAGCGTTGAGGAAATTGAGGATTTTTTTAACGAAACCATAGAAAAGGGGCTTGAAGGAATAGTGGTCAAGTCCATGAGCAGCAACTCTTATTACGAAGCCGGGAAAAGGAGCTGGTTCTGGTTCAAATGGAAACAGGAGTATTCAGAGGGGATGAGAGAGACCTTTGACCTTGTGGTTGTGGGGAGTTATTACGGAAGAGGGAGGAGAAAAGGGTCATTTGGAGCTCTTCTCTGTGCAGTCCTGAATAAAGAGGGACAGCGGTTTGAAACGTTGACAAAAGTGGGAACTGGTTTTACAGAAGCGGATGCAGAAGAGATCAACAGGTTGCTTTCAGACCATATAGTAAGCGAAATTCCAAAGGACGTTTCTATTAAAAAAGGTATGCTTCCTGATATCTTTATAGAACCTGCAGTAGTTATCGAAGTCCTTGGCTCGGAGATCACAAACAGCCCCGGACATACGGCAGGAGAAGGAGAAGAGGAAACAGGACTTGAACTGCGTTTCCCCCGGTTCTTACGAATAAGGCACGACAAAACTCCATATGATGCCATGACAGTTAAGGAAGTAAGGGATCTGAAGGACGGAACTTAAAAAGTAAAAGAAAAGTGGAAGAGTGTAAGTAAAATATTTTGAAAATATCAGGAAAAATAACAGAGTGAGGGGGAGCCTTTGAGAAACCGTGAGGTTGCAGAACTGCTGTATGAAACTGCTGATATAATGGAGTTCCAGCAGATAGAGTGGAAACCGCGAGCTTACAGGCGGGCAGCTCAGAACATAGAGAATTTTGGCGAAGATATTGAAAAAGTCTACGAGAAAAAAGGAAAAAAGGGGCTTACAGAGATTCCCGGCGTAGGTGAATCCATTGCCGACCATATAGCCGAATACCTGAAAACAGGGAAGGTAGAAAAATTTGAGGGTTTGAAAGGTAAAGCTCCTTCAGGCACTGCCGAACTGATGGAAATCAGGGGGCTTGGAGCAAAAAAGATGAAAAAGCTTGCAGATAAGCTTGAGATAAAAACCATGTTAGACCTGAAAAATGCGGTTAAATCTCACAGGATCAGGAGGCTTTCAGGCTTCGGGGTAAAAAGTGAAGAAAATATCGCCAGGGCAATTGAAAACTACGAAAAAAGCCATTCAAGAATCCCGCTTGGAAAGGCACTCCCGCTTGCCGAAGAAATCATATCCGGCTTGAAAGAAGAACTGAAGAACGGAACTCCCGGGTTAGACCTCTCCAGGATCATCTATACAGGTTCCCTGCGAAGGCTGAAAGAAACTATTGGGGACATTGACATCCTTGCAGAAGCAGAAGAAGCAGATGCAGGGAAAATTATGGATGCATTTGTTTCTCTCCCCGAAGCAGGACAGGTTGTTTCAAAAGGCAGAACCAGAAGCAGTGTGATCCTTAAAGAGGGATTTGCGATAGACCTCAGGGTAGTTCCGCCTGAAAGCTACGGGGCAGCTTTACAATATTTCACGGGCTCAAAGGAACACAATATCGGACTCAGAAATATTGCTCTCAGAGAAGGTTATAAGCTTTCAGAATACGGTCTGTATTCCAAAAATTCGGGAGAACGGATTGCAGGCAAAAGTGAAGAGGAAATTTACAGGAAACTCGGGCTTGAGTATATCGCACCTGAACTCCGGGAAAACAGGGGAGAACTTAAGGCTGCAGCAAAGAATGAACTACCAGAGCTTGTGGATGCAGGAGACATACGGGGAGACCTGCACATGCATACGGATTACAGCGAAGGGACAGAGAGCCTTGAAACTATGATAGAAAACGCCGAAGCTATGGGATACGAATATATTGCAGTCACAGACCATTCGCGCTCTCAGAGGATTGCAAACGGAATGGATATTGAAACTTTGAAAGAGCAGTGGAAAGAGATCAAAAGTCTGTCAAAGCGCTTCAGGATAAAGGTTCTAAGGGGCTCGGAAGTTGAGATCCTTAAAGACGGAAGCCTTGACTACCCTGATGAGATCCTTAAAGAGCTTGACGTTGTGGTAGGAGCTGTACATTCAGGTTTTGCAGCATCGGAAAGAGAAATGACAGGAAGAATTATCACTGCTCTCGAAAACAAACACCTCGACATACTTGCCCATCCTTCGGGCAGGCTTCTCGGAAAAAGAGAGGCTTATGCGGTCAATTTCGGGAAAGTCTTTGAAGCTGCAGCAGAAAATGGAAAAGTAATGGAAATTAACTGCCAGCCTTCAAGGCTTGACCTTAATGACGAGCTTATCTTCAGGGCAAAGGACTATGAGCTGAAATTCTGCATTTCAACGGACAGCCATTCTGTATCTGACCTCACTTCCATGCGCTACGGTCTCGGGCAGGCGAGAAGGGGCTGGCTTGAAAAAGAAGATATTGTGAATACCTACCCGTACTCAAGGCTTAAAGGAGTTTTCAAAAAACTCAGGGATTGAGAGGAAGAATCAAAATTATGGTGTCTTTTTTCATCAAGAGGGTTATTTTATATTAAAATAAAGAAAAAACCTGTTTTAAGGATATTTATCATAAAAATAGGCTGTATGGGCTTGAATACCCCCAGAAAAAAGCACTTTTAAAGATTTAAATAATATTTAATGCACGAATAAAACTTTGTTTCTACCTTTAGTTTCATAAGATTTATATTTCTTTTATGGATAATACTGTGAAAGGTAAAAAGCTTGTAGAAGCTCAAATCTTGCATCGGAAGGGCAAGGCTACGGGGGGTCGGCACTACCTGATGTAATTTGTTAGTAGCTTTAATGCCTTTAAAAAGCCTGACAGTTACATGGGCATGAAACGGAGCTTTCTGGAATACGCTCAGTTATTGTTCTGTGTTCCATTCTCAGGCATGGCTATAGAAACAGCAACAGGTTTCATCAGTAAGTAACTGATGGCAACCTGAAAACCTTCTATTCTTATTCTGCTTTCTCCGAGCTGAGACATTTAAAGAACTCTGATGTGACAGACAGGGCAGACCCTCTGTAATTGAAGAAGAATAGAAAGTGGATACTGAATAGAGAGTGAAAGCGATGCATGAGACTTTTTTCCCACCCATCGGACAGGCTATCCTTACTCAGGGAGAAAGTACTGAATGACACCGCAAAATCATCTTCCTAGCCGTATTCACGTGCTGGCCAAGCCAACAGGAGCTATCTGCAACCTGGCCTGCAAATACTGTTTTTTTCTTGACAAGGAACTGCTCTATCCTGGCAGCAGGTTCCGCATGTCAGATGAAATACTGGAGAACTATATCCGGCAGCTCATCGCAGCCCACAGCAGTCCGCAGGTGACCGTTGCCTGGCAGGGAGGTGAACCCACGCTTATGGGCGTCGACTTTTACCGGCGTGCAATTGAGCTGCAAGAAAAACACAGAAAACCAGGCATGAAGTTCGAAAACACAATGCAGACAAATGGCACGCTGCTGGACGACGAATGGTGCCGGTTCTTTAAGGAAAACAATTTTCTAATCGGGATCAGTATCGACGGCCCTCGCGAACTGCACGACGCCTACCGTGTGGACAAAAAAGGGGAGGGAAGCTTCGATAGGGTTATGAAGGGGCTTCGCCTGCTGCAAAAACACGGGGTAGAATATAACGTCCTGACAACAGTTAACCGCACCAACGCCGATTACCCGCTGGAAGTCTACCGCTTCCTGCGGGACGAAGCAGGGACAGACTGGATTCAGTTTATTCCGGTTGTTGAAAGGATCAATGGGGGAGGACGTACCCTTTACCAGAAAGGGGATAGGGTCTCGGACCGTTCTGTGAAGCCCGAGCAGTTTGGGAGTTTTCTGAGCTGCATTTTCGACGAATGGGTGAGAAATGATGTAGGTAGGATATTCGTGCAGACTTTTGAGGCTTCTGCACGCAGATGGATGGGATTGCCCTCAGGGATGTGCGTTTTTGAAGAAACATGCGGGATTGGGCTTTTGCTCTTGAGCATAATGGAGATCTTTACTCATGTGACCATTTTGTGGAGCCGGACTATCTGCTGGGCAATATTCTGGAAACAGAGATAGGAGAGCTTGCAGCATCGGAAAAGCAATACAGGTTCGGGCAGGACAAACGTGATACTCTACCGCAGGTATGCCGGGAATGCGAGGTGTTCTTTGCCTGCAGGGGAGAATGTCCTAAAAACCGCTTCCTGGCCACTCCTTCAGGAGAATCCGGCCTGAATTACCTCTGTAAGGGCTGGAAAGCTTTCTTCCAGCATGTCGATTATCCGATGCAGATAATGGCAGGATTGATGCGCAGGGGTTACCCGGCATCAGAGGTGATGAGGATTCTGGCTCTTGATGAAGCTTTTCAAAGGACAGGACGCAACGAACCCTGTCCCTGTGGCAGCGGGCTCAAGTTCAAACGCTGCCACGGACGCAAGGATACCAGGGTAAAGAAAGAGGAAATGGGCATGTAATTTACGTGGATACTGTACATGCGAAAAATGCTGCGGAAAAAAATGGCACCATTAAAGAAAAATCCGATATCCGGTAAAGGAGAGTCTTGAAGGAAGAGGGGCCGGAAATACATTAGCACGCGATAATTCTGGTTGTCGATAATCAATTAATAAAGGAGAAGAAACAATGGGAGAAAAGAAACCAAATATTCTGGTCATCTGGGGAGATGACATAGGTATCAGCAATCTCAGCTGCTACAGTGATGGATTGATGGGGTACAGAACACCTAACATAGACCGCATAGCCAACGAAGGCATGAGGTTCACAGACTCCTATGGAGAACAGAGCTGCACAGCCGGACGTGCAGCGTTTATTACAGGCCAGAGCCCTTTCAGGACAGGACTGAGCAAAGTAGGTCTGCCCGGGGCAAAGACAGGATTACAGCACGAAGACCCTACCATTGCTGAACTTCTGAAAGCCCAGGGTTATGCCACAGGCCAGTTCGGCAAGAACCACTTTGGAGACCGGAACGAGTACCTGCCTACAGTTCATGGTTTTGATGAATTCTTTGGAAACCTCTACCACCTGAACGCAGAAGAGGAGCCTGAACTACCTGACTATCCTCCCGGAGAGGACTTCCCACTTTTCAGGGAACGATTTGGTCCGAGGGGAGTGATGCATTCCTGGGCTACTGATGAAGATGATCCTACCGAGGACCCGCGCTGGGGTCGCGTGGGCAGACAAAAGATAGAAGACACAGGTCCGCTGAGCAGGAAACGCATGGAGAAGGTTGATCTTGAGTTCATAGAGGCAGCCATTGACTTCATTAAACGCCAAAAAGAGGCTGGTAAGCCTTTTTTTGTATGGCTCAACACCACCTGGATGCATTTTAGAGTGCATGTCCCTGAAGAGATCAGAGGTCAGGCAGGGCGCTGGCAGTCGGAGTATCACGATGCAATGATCGAGCACGACAGGCAGGTTGGCATGATGCTTGATCTGCTTGACGAGCTGGGTATTGCCGAAGATACCATCGTTTTGTACAGCACGGACAACGGACCTCATATGAATTCCTGGCCCGATGCAGCCATGACCCCCTTCCGTTGCGAGAAGAATTCAAATTGGGAAGGTGCTTTCCGCGTTCCTGAAGTCATGCGCTGGCCGGGTAAGATACCTGCAGGCGTTGTATCCAACGAGATCATAAGCCACATGGACTGGCTGCCCACTTTCCTCTCAGCGGCAGGGGTGCCGGATATTAAGGAGAAACTTAAGAAAGGATACAAGGTCGGTGAAAAGAACTTCAAGGTGCATCTCGATGGTTATAACTTTTTACCCTGTCTGACAGGCAAAGAGAAAAAATCCCCACGCATTGAGTTCTTTTACTTCTCCGATGATGGGGATCTGGTTGCAGCCCGGTATGACAACTGGAAACTGGTGTTCATGGAACAGCGTGCTGTCGGGACCCTGCAGGTATGGATTGAGCCCTTTGTACCTCTGCGTGTTCCAAAGATATTCAATCTTCGAACAGACCCGTATGAGCGCGCAGATATGACCTCCAATACCTACTATGACTGGATGCTTGACCATGCTTTCCTTCTGATACCGGCCCAAAAAATAGTTGGCGACTTTTTGTCGACTTTCGTAGAATTCCCGCCGCGCCAGAAGGCAGCCAGCTTTACCATAAACAGGGTGATGGAAAAGCTCCAGGAGGGGATCGGCAGTAACTGAGGGGTTAGAGATACATTAAGGTCTTTGTGCGCTGGCTCTTTGAGCCAGCTGGCAACTTTAATACATATTACATACCTGAAAAAGCTAGCCGGAACTTACATGCATGGAATTGCATGATATAAAGGGCAAATATAAGGGGGTTGTGTACCAGCCTTCCGGTAATTCTACGTAACATCTGGTAGATTTCCACAGGAAACAGGTGAGACCAATGGCAAGCGAACTTACAACGTTTGTCCTGATATTCGGAACACTATTGTTTGTTTTCGGTCTGTTTTCCAGGAAGATTGAAGGGACAGTTGTTACTATCCAGATGATATTTCTGGCAGCTGGAATACTTCTCAGTCCAATAGGACTTAATTTGATATCTCTCTCCCCGAGAAGTGGACTCGTTCTGGGAGTAATCAAAGTTGCACTGGTACTCACCTTTTTTTCCGATGCATCGCTTATAGGGCTACACTCGCTGTTTCTGAAAGAGCGACTTTCTGTAAGGTTGCTCTTTCTTGGGCTTTCACTTACGATCTGCCTTGGAACAGTGTTTGCAGCTCTTCTTTTTGCAGATATTACCTTTATAGACGCAATACTGCTCGGGATAATACTTGCACCTACGGATGCCTCACTTGCCCAGAAGGTAGTTGAAGAACGCCAGGTTCCGACCCTTATCCGAAATGGCCTGATCATAGAGAGCGGACTTAATGATGGGGCTGTCATGCCATTATTCATTTTTGTCGTTGCTCTTGAAGCAGTTGAAAAACTGAACAGACCCCTGGGAACATTTCTTGCTATTGCCCTTGAACAGATAGGATTTGGGATATTTGTCGGCATAATCATCGGCCTTGTGGGAGGATGGTTATTCAGCAGAGCCTTTAAGGCTGGGTCGATGTCAGAGGTCTACTATAGAACTGAGTTTGTAGCATTGGCCCTGATCTCCTGGCTTGTAGCAGATGGGGTAGGAGGAAATGGATTCATTGCAGCCTTCATTGCAGGACTTGCCACCAGGATAGAGGACAGGCAAGTAACTGAGGAGGAAGTGATCCTTCTTCCTAGAGCCGAAGGGAACGTACTGAACCTTGCAGTCTTATTTATCCTGGGTGTCATGTCGGCAGAGTATCTTCCCCTCGTTGACCTGAAGATATTTGCATATGCAGTTCTCAGCCTTACAGTAGTCCGAATGGTCCCTGTGACTATCTCGCTTATTGGAAGTCATTTAAACATTAAGACCGGCCTTTTCATGGGCTGGTTTGGTCCCAGGGGTCTTGCCTCCATTGTCCTTATGCTTATAACAGTCGAAAGGATTGAAGGAATAAGAGTATCAGGAACTATAGGTTTGGCTGTGATAACAACAGTGATTATCAGTGTCTTTGCCCACGGGATCACTGCTGGCCCGGTAAGCAACTGGTACGCCCGGATAATAGCAACGCTCCCTCCTGATGCTCCGGAAAAGGAAAGTGTGGAGGAACTAACGGCACTTCAGGGAATTGAAACTACTGAGAATATCCATAAAGAGCCTTATTGAAGAAGTCAGAAGGATATTTAAAAAGAAGAGAGGAAACATCTGGTGATAACCACAGATACCCTGATAACAATTGGCAACATCCTCATAAGGATTGTCGCAATTATTGTACTCATAATAAGTGCAATAATTGTAAGCAGGCTGATAATGAAGCGCCTGTTCTGGCCCAGGATCAAAAAGACCAGAACAGAGCTAGATGACAGAATCTTTCATCTGTTTGAGAGTTTCCTGTTAATAATTATCATCCTTTTTGGCATACAGGCGATGATCCGACTTTTAGAGGAATATCTTGGAATTTATGCAGAATTCA
This window of the Methanosarcina mazei S-6 genome carries:
- a CDS encoding PaaI family thioesterase, whose protein sequence is MKSDFADNTLLALTGAIIMENLINFFKKDKFAMHSGIQLLEASPGYAKARMEIEEKHLNALRAVQGGALFTLADLAFAAASNAYGIAAVGINSNISFVKAATKGTLIAEAKETSINPKIATYTVNITDEEGDLVAIFMGMVYRKKFTLDFSEA
- a CDS encoding ATP-dependent DNA ligase, yielding MVRFKELAELFEELEKTTSHREIVRRISEFFKNLKGDEVKDSAYLFLGSTGPAFENTTLGIKDMLAIRAIAGAYGVTREDVSKRYARTGDLGDVAFELSKKRESSLTIEDVFQRLLQIRETSGKGSQEEKTALFSDILQKATPEEGKYIVRLVLGRLRLGFGDQFLLEAFSIAFTGDKKHAAKIKESYSVCTDIGELAKILAENGARATGFISIKPGRPVKSMLSQRVESFEELEKRVKGKKAAEEKYDGERVQVHKTGEGIKAFSRRLEDITSQYPEIIEDVRKTVPANEIVLDGEIVAYAELERNGNRIEEFYPFQNLMQRRRKYEIENYRKKCPVAVFFFDILYLNGEPLLKRPYPERRALLEMNVVESGIIRLSKRIVTESVEEIEDFFNETIEKGLEGIVVKSMSSNSYYEAGKRSWFWFKWKQEYSEGMRETFDLVVVGSYYGRGRRKGSFGALLCAVLNKEGQRFETLTKVGTGFTEADAEEINRLLSDHIVSEIPKDVSIKKGMLPDIFIEPAVVIEVLGSEITNSPGHTAGEGEEETGLELRFPRFLRIRHDKTPYDAMTVKEVRDLKDGT
- the polX gene encoding DNA polymerase/3'-5' exonuclease PolX; this translates as MRNREVAELLYETADIMEFQQIEWKPRAYRRAAQNIENFGEDIEKVYEKKGKKGLTEIPGVGESIADHIAEYLKTGKVEKFEGLKGKAPSGTAELMEIRGLGAKKMKKLADKLEIKTMLDLKNAVKSHRIRRLSGFGVKSEENIARAIENYEKSHSRIPLGKALPLAEEIISGLKEELKNGTPGLDLSRIIYTGSLRRLKETIGDIDILAEAEEADAGKIMDAFVSLPEAGQVVSKGRTRSSVILKEGFAIDLRVVPPESYGAALQYFTGSKEHNIGLRNIALREGYKLSEYGLYSKNSGERIAGKSEEEIYRKLGLEYIAPELRENRGELKAAAKNELPELVDAGDIRGDLHMHTDYSEGTESLETMIENAEAMGYEYIAVTDHSRSQRIANGMDIETLKEQWKEIKSLSKRFRIKVLRGSEVEILKDGSLDYPDEILKELDVVVGAVHSGFAASEREMTGRIITALENKHLDILAHPSGRLLGKREAYAVNFGKVFEAAAENGKVMEINCQPSRLDLNDELIFRAKDYELKFCISTDSHSVSDLTSMRYGLGQARRGWLEKEDIVNTYPYSRLKGVFKKLRD
- a CDS encoding anaerobic sulfatase maturase, which encodes MTPQNHLPSRIHVLAKPTGAICNLACKYCFFLDKELLYPGSRFRMSDEILENYIRQLIAAHSSPQVTVAWQGGEPTLMGVDFYRRAIELQEKHRKPGMKFENTMQTNGTLLDDEWCRFFKENNFLIGISIDGPRELHDAYRVDKKGEGSFDRVMKGLRLLQKHGVEYNVLTTVNRTNADYPLEVYRFLRDEAGTDWIQFIPVVERINGGGRTLYQKGDRVSDRSVKPEQFGSFLSCIFDEWVRNDVGRIFVQTFEASARRWMGLPSGMCVFEETCGIGLLLLSIMEIFTHVTILWSRTICWAIFWKQR
- a CDS encoding SEC-C metal-binding domain-containing protein; translation: MEPDYLLGNILETEIGELAASEKQYRFGQDKRDTLPQVCRECEVFFACRGECPKNRFLATPSGESGLNYLCKGWKAFFQHVDYPMQIMAGLMRRGYPASEVMRILALDEAFQRTGRNEPCPCGSGLKFKRCHGRKDTRVKKEEMGM
- a CDS encoding arylsulfatase codes for the protein MGEKKPNILVIWGDDIGISNLSCYSDGLMGYRTPNIDRIANEGMRFTDSYGEQSCTAGRAAFITGQSPFRTGLSKVGLPGAKTGLQHEDPTIAELLKAQGYATGQFGKNHFGDRNEYLPTVHGFDEFFGNLYHLNAEEEPELPDYPPGEDFPLFRERFGPRGVMHSWATDEDDPTEDPRWGRVGRQKIEDTGPLSRKRMEKVDLEFIEAAIDFIKRQKEAGKPFFVWLNTTWMHFRVHVPEEIRGQAGRWQSEYHDAMIEHDRQVGMMLDLLDELGIAEDTIVLYSTDNGPHMNSWPDAAMTPFRCEKNSNWEGAFRVPEVMRWPGKIPAGVVSNEIISHMDWLPTFLSAAGVPDIKEKLKKGYKVGEKNFKVHLDGYNFLPCLTGKEKKSPRIEFFYFSDDGDLVAARYDNWKLVFMEQRAVGTLQVWIEPFVPLRVPKIFNLRTDPYERADMTSNTYYDWMLDHAFLLIPAQKIVGDFLSTFVEFPPRQKAASFTINRVMEKLQEGIGSN
- a CDS encoding cation:proton antiporter, producing MASELTTFVLIFGTLLFVFGLFSRKIEGTVVTIQMIFLAAGILLSPIGLNLISLSPRSGLVLGVIKVALVLTFFSDASLIGLHSLFLKERLSVRLLFLGLSLTICLGTVFAALLFADITFIDAILLGIILAPTDASLAQKVVEERQVPTLIRNGLIIESGLNDGAVMPLFIFVVALEAVEKLNRPLGTFLAIALEQIGFGIFVGIIIGLVGGWLFSRAFKAGSMSEVYYRTEFVALALISWLVADGVGGNGFIAAFIAGLATRIEDRQVTEEEVILLPRAEGNVLNLAVLFILGVMSAEYLPLVDLKIFAYAVLSLTVVRMVPVTISLIGSHLNIKTGLFMGWFGPRGLASIVLMLITVERIEGIRVSGTIGLAVITTVIISVFAHGITAGPVSNWYARIIATLPPDAPEKESVEELTALQGIETTENIHKEPY